Proteins co-encoded in one Nyctibius grandis isolate bNycGra1 chromosome 14, bNycGra1.pri, whole genome shotgun sequence genomic window:
- the PRKAB1 gene encoding 5'-AMP-activated protein kinase subunit beta-1 isoform X2 has protein sequence MGNTSSERAGLERHGHKASRGENSGGAISTKEGDRPKILMDSPEDADLFHSEEMKAPLEKEEFLAWQQDLEVNDKTPTQARPTVFRWTGGGKEVYLSGSFNNWSKIPLTRSHNNFVAILDLPEGEHQYKFFVDGQWTHDPSEPIVTSQLGTINNIIQVKKTDFEVFDALMVDSQKCSDMSELSSSPPGPYHQEPYVCKAEERFKSPPILPPHLLQVILNKDTGISCDPALLPEPNHVMLNHLYALSIKDGVMVLSATHRYKKKYVTTLLYKPI, from the exons ATGGGGAACACAAGCAGCGAGCGAGCTGGACTGGAGCGTCATGGGCATAAGGCATCCCGAGGTGAGAACTCAGGAGGAGCCATCAGTACGAAAGAGGGTGATAGACCAAAAATTTTAATGGACAGCCCTGAAGATGCAGACTTGTTCCAttcagaggaaatgaag GCTCCGTTGGAGAAAGAAGAATTCCTAGCTTGGCAGCAAGATCTGGAAGTGAATGATAAAACTCCCACTCAAGCTCGACCAACAGTCTTTCGCTGGactggaggagggaaagaagttTATTTATCTGGGTCCTTCAACAACTGGAGTAAAATCCCTCTGACAAGGAG TCACAATAACTTCGTGGCCATCCTGGACCTGCCAGAAGGAGAGCACCAATACAAGTTCTTTGTGGATGGGCAGTGGACGCACGATCCTTCAGAG CCAATAGTAACCAGCCAGCTAGGTACCATCAACAACATCATACAGGTGAAGAAAACTGACTTTGAAGTATTCGATGCTTTGATGGTGGACTCCCAAAAATGTTCAGACATGTCTG AGCTGTCAAGTTCACCCCCAGGACCGTACCACCAGGAGCCCTATGTTTGTAAGGCAGAGGAGCGCTTTAAATCACCACCTATTCTCCCCCCCCACCTGCTGCAGGTCATCCTGAATAAGGACACAGGCATTTCT tgCGATCCCGCTCTACTCCCTGAACCCAACCACGTCATGTTGAACCACCTCTACGCACTTTCTATCAAG GATGGAGTGATGGTGCTTAGTGCTACACATCGTTACAAGAAGAAATACGTGACTACTTTGCTGTACAAGCCAATATGA
- the PRKAB1 gene encoding 5'-AMP-activated protein kinase subunit beta-1 isoform X5 yields the protein MVYCLLPALVLTHLRFSCRSKTSPGRWFAESISGRQVQSSTLRRWPRTCGTSLAVTLSRSLTMGNTSSERAGLERHGHKASRGENSGGAISTKEGDRPKILMDSPEDADLFHSEEMKAPLEKEEFLAWQQDLEVNDKTPTQARPTVFRWTGGGKEVYLSGSFNNWSKIPLTRSHNNFVAILDLPEGEHQYKFFVDGQWTHDPSEPIVTSQLGTINNIIQVKKTDFEVFDALMVDSQKCSDMSGMSLLSCQVHPQDRTTRSPMFVRQRSALNHHLFSPPTCCRSS from the exons ATGGTTTATTGCCTACTCCCAGCCCTGGTGCTCACTCATCTGCGCTTCTCCTGCAGATCCAAAACCTCCCCGGGGCGGTGGTTTGCAGAAAGCATCTCCGGGAGGCAGGTACAGAGCAGCACGCTGCGCCGCTGGCCTCGCACCTGCGGCACCAGTTTAGCAGTTACACTAAGTAG GTCCTTAACAATGGGGAACACAAGCAGCGAGCGAGCTGGACTGGAGCGTCATGGGCATAAGGCATCCCGAGGTGAGAACTCAGGAGGAGCCATCAGTACGAAAGAGGGTGATAGACCAAAAATTTTAATGGACAGCCCTGAAGATGCAGACTTGTTCCAttcagaggaaatgaag GCTCCGTTGGAGAAAGAAGAATTCCTAGCTTGGCAGCAAGATCTGGAAGTGAATGATAAAACTCCCACTCAAGCTCGACCAACAGTCTTTCGCTGGactggaggagggaaagaagttTATTTATCTGGGTCCTTCAACAACTGGAGTAAAATCCCTCTGACAAGGAG TCACAATAACTTCGTGGCCATCCTGGACCTGCCAGAAGGAGAGCACCAATACAAGTTCTTTGTGGATGGGCAGTGGACGCACGATCCTTCAGAG CCAATAGTAACCAGCCAGCTAGGTACCATCAACAACATCATACAGGTGAAGAAAACTGACTTTGAAGTATTCGATGCTTTGATGGTGGACTCCCAAAAATGTTCAGACATGTCTGGTATGAGCTTACTG AGCTGTCAAGTTCACCCCCAGGACCGTACCACCAGGAGCCCTATGTTTGTAAGGCAGAGGAGCGCTTTAAATCACCACCTATTCTCCCCCCCCACCTGCTGCAGGTCATCCTGA
- the PRKAB1 gene encoding 5'-AMP-activated protein kinase subunit beta-1 isoform X1, translating into MVYCLLPALVLTHLRFSCRSKTSPGRWFAESISGRQVQSSTLRRWPRTCGTSLAVTLSRSLTMGNTSSERAGLERHGHKASRGENSGGAISTKEGDRPKILMDSPEDADLFHSEEMKAPLEKEEFLAWQQDLEVNDKTPTQARPTVFRWTGGGKEVYLSGSFNNWSKIPLTRSHNNFVAILDLPEGEHQYKFFVDGQWTHDPSEPIVTSQLGTINNIIQVKKTDFEVFDALMVDSQKCSDMSELSSSPPGPYHQEPYVCKAEERFKSPPILPPHLLQVILNKDTGISCDPALLPEPNHVMLNHLYALSIKDGVMVLSATHRYKKKYVTTLLYKPI; encoded by the exons ATGGTTTATTGCCTACTCCCAGCCCTGGTGCTCACTCATCTGCGCTTCTCCTGCAGATCCAAAACCTCCCCGGGGCGGTGGTTTGCAGAAAGCATCTCCGGGAGGCAGGTACAGAGCAGCACGCTGCGCCGCTGGCCTCGCACCTGCGGCACCAGTTTAGCAGTTACACTAAGTAG GTCCTTAACAATGGGGAACACAAGCAGCGAGCGAGCTGGACTGGAGCGTCATGGGCATAAGGCATCCCGAGGTGAGAACTCAGGAGGAGCCATCAGTACGAAAGAGGGTGATAGACCAAAAATTTTAATGGACAGCCCTGAAGATGCAGACTTGTTCCAttcagaggaaatgaag GCTCCGTTGGAGAAAGAAGAATTCCTAGCTTGGCAGCAAGATCTGGAAGTGAATGATAAAACTCCCACTCAAGCTCGACCAACAGTCTTTCGCTGGactggaggagggaaagaagttTATTTATCTGGGTCCTTCAACAACTGGAGTAAAATCCCTCTGACAAGGAG TCACAATAACTTCGTGGCCATCCTGGACCTGCCAGAAGGAGAGCACCAATACAAGTTCTTTGTGGATGGGCAGTGGACGCACGATCCTTCAGAG CCAATAGTAACCAGCCAGCTAGGTACCATCAACAACATCATACAGGTGAAGAAAACTGACTTTGAAGTATTCGATGCTTTGATGGTGGACTCCCAAAAATGTTCAGACATGTCTG AGCTGTCAAGTTCACCCCCAGGACCGTACCACCAGGAGCCCTATGTTTGTAAGGCAGAGGAGCGCTTTAAATCACCACCTATTCTCCCCCCCCACCTGCTGCAGGTCATCCTGAATAAGGACACAGGCATTTCT tgCGATCCCGCTCTACTCCCTGAACCCAACCACGTCATGTTGAACCACCTCTACGCACTTTCTATCAAG GATGGAGTGATGGTGCTTAGTGCTACACATCGTTACAAGAAGAAATACGTGACTACTTTGCTGTACAAGCCAATATGA
- the PRKAB1 gene encoding 5'-AMP-activated protein kinase subunit beta-1 isoform X3, translating to MWPRRLRSGRVCCVSCTAGPCLSREKQRLEEASRGASAGVCCLCCRATIRILSRSLTMGNTSSERAGLERHGHKASRGENSGGAISTKEGDRPKILMDSPEDADLFHSEEMKAPLEKEEFLAWQQDLEVNDKTPTQARPTVFRWTGGGKEVYLSGSFNNWSKIPLTRSHNNFVAILDLPEGEHQYKFFVDGQWTHDPSEPIVTSQLGTINNIIQVKKTDFEVFDALMVDSQKCSDMSELSSSPPGPYHQEPYVCKAEERFKSPPILPPHLLQVILNKDTGISCDPALLPEPNHVMLNHLYALSIKDGVMVLSATHRYKKKYVTTLLYKPI from the exons ATGTGGCCCCGCAGGCTGAGGAGCGGGAGGGTGTGTTGTGTTTCCTGCACAGCAGGCCCCTGCCTctccagagaaaagcagagactGGAGGAAGCCTCCCGTGGAGCGTCAGCAGGAGTgtgctgtttgtgctgtagAGCCACTATAAGGATCCTCAGCAG GTCCTTAACAATGGGGAACACAAGCAGCGAGCGAGCTGGACTGGAGCGTCATGGGCATAAGGCATCCCGAGGTGAGAACTCAGGAGGAGCCATCAGTACGAAAGAGGGTGATAGACCAAAAATTTTAATGGACAGCCCTGAAGATGCAGACTTGTTCCAttcagaggaaatgaag GCTCCGTTGGAGAAAGAAGAATTCCTAGCTTGGCAGCAAGATCTGGAAGTGAATGATAAAACTCCCACTCAAGCTCGACCAACAGTCTTTCGCTGGactggaggagggaaagaagttTATTTATCTGGGTCCTTCAACAACTGGAGTAAAATCCCTCTGACAAGGAG TCACAATAACTTCGTGGCCATCCTGGACCTGCCAGAAGGAGAGCACCAATACAAGTTCTTTGTGGATGGGCAGTGGACGCACGATCCTTCAGAG CCAATAGTAACCAGCCAGCTAGGTACCATCAACAACATCATACAGGTGAAGAAAACTGACTTTGAAGTATTCGATGCTTTGATGGTGGACTCCCAAAAATGTTCAGACATGTCTG AGCTGTCAAGTTCACCCCCAGGACCGTACCACCAGGAGCCCTATGTTTGTAAGGCAGAGGAGCGCTTTAAATCACCACCTATTCTCCCCCCCCACCTGCTGCAGGTCATCCTGAATAAGGACACAGGCATTTCT tgCGATCCCGCTCTACTCCCTGAACCCAACCACGTCATGTTGAACCACCTCTACGCACTTTCTATCAAG GATGGAGTGATGGTGCTTAGTGCTACACATCGTTACAAGAAGAAATACGTGACTACTTTGCTGTACAAGCCAATATGA
- the PRKAB1 gene encoding 5'-AMP-activated protein kinase subunit beta-1 isoform X4 produces the protein MPVRKVEERQRQLMKSKGSLTMGNTSSERAGLERHGHKASRGENSGGAISTKEGDRPKILMDSPEDADLFHSEEMKAPLEKEEFLAWQQDLEVNDKTPTQARPTVFRWTGGGKEVYLSGSFNNWSKIPLTRSHNNFVAILDLPEGEHQYKFFVDGQWTHDPSEPIVTSQLGTINNIIQVKKTDFEVFDALMVDSQKCSDMSELSSSPPGPYHQEPYVCKAEERFKSPPILPPHLLQVILNKDTGISCDPALLPEPNHVMLNHLYALSIKDGVMVLSATHRYKKKYVTTLLYKPI, from the exons ATGCCTGTTAGAAAAGTAGAAGAAAGACAGCGACAGCTGATGAAGAGCAAAGG GTCCTTAACAATGGGGAACACAAGCAGCGAGCGAGCTGGACTGGAGCGTCATGGGCATAAGGCATCCCGAGGTGAGAACTCAGGAGGAGCCATCAGTACGAAAGAGGGTGATAGACCAAAAATTTTAATGGACAGCCCTGAAGATGCAGACTTGTTCCAttcagaggaaatgaag GCTCCGTTGGAGAAAGAAGAATTCCTAGCTTGGCAGCAAGATCTGGAAGTGAATGATAAAACTCCCACTCAAGCTCGACCAACAGTCTTTCGCTGGactggaggagggaaagaagttTATTTATCTGGGTCCTTCAACAACTGGAGTAAAATCCCTCTGACAAGGAG TCACAATAACTTCGTGGCCATCCTGGACCTGCCAGAAGGAGAGCACCAATACAAGTTCTTTGTGGATGGGCAGTGGACGCACGATCCTTCAGAG CCAATAGTAACCAGCCAGCTAGGTACCATCAACAACATCATACAGGTGAAGAAAACTGACTTTGAAGTATTCGATGCTTTGATGGTGGACTCCCAAAAATGTTCAGACATGTCTG AGCTGTCAAGTTCACCCCCAGGACCGTACCACCAGGAGCCCTATGTTTGTAAGGCAGAGGAGCGCTTTAAATCACCACCTATTCTCCCCCCCCACCTGCTGCAGGTCATCCTGAATAAGGACACAGGCATTTCT tgCGATCCCGCTCTACTCCCTGAACCCAACCACGTCATGTTGAACCACCTCTACGCACTTTCTATCAAG GATGGAGTGATGGTGCTTAGTGCTACACATCGTTACAAGAAGAAATACGTGACTACTTTGCTGTACAAGCCAATATGA